In Paraburkholderia bryophila, a single genomic region encodes these proteins:
- a CDS encoding LLM class flavin-dependent oxidoreductase, protein MSIEFIGMIQTRKVSETHAAEGPVIDVAYVEQFARAHEDAGFDRILVPHQSTSPDALLTISHAASVTRNVHFMLAHRPGFVAPTLAARQLATLDHYSRGRLAVHIISGGDDTEQRRDGDFLSHDERYARTDEYLQILRRVWTEAKPFDHHGKYYRFEQGFSEVRPLQQPHIPVYFGGASAPALEIAGRHADVYALWGESKAQVREQVTRVRAEAAKHGRTVRFSVSFRPILAATESAAWERAEHILDETRRLRAAQGLGVGGPAQSEGARRLLAASGESDRVDERLWTGVAKEIGGRSNSTALVGTPEQVADTLAEYYALGVTTFLVRGFDPLEDAIAYGRELIPATRERIARVERVAA, encoded by the coding sequence GTGTCCATCGAATTCATCGGCATGATCCAGACCCGCAAGGTGTCTGAAACGCACGCAGCGGAAGGTCCCGTGATCGACGTCGCGTACGTCGAGCAATTTGCCCGCGCTCATGAAGACGCGGGTTTCGACCGGATCCTCGTGCCGCATCAGTCGACGAGTCCCGACGCGCTGCTGACCATCTCGCACGCGGCGAGCGTGACCCGCAACGTGCACTTCATGCTCGCGCACCGGCCGGGTTTCGTCGCGCCGACGCTGGCCGCGCGTCAACTCGCGACGCTCGACCACTATTCGCGCGGCCGCCTCGCGGTGCACATCATTTCCGGCGGCGACGATACCGAGCAGCGCCGTGACGGCGATTTTCTGTCGCACGACGAACGCTATGCGCGCACCGACGAATATCTGCAGATCCTGCGTCGCGTGTGGACCGAAGCGAAACCTTTCGATCATCACGGCAAGTACTACCGCTTCGAACAGGGCTTCTCCGAAGTGAGGCCGCTGCAGCAGCCGCATATTCCGGTGTATTTCGGCGGCGCGTCGGCGCCGGCGCTCGAAATCGCCGGCCGTCACGCGGATGTCTACGCGCTGTGGGGCGAATCGAAGGCGCAGGTGCGGGAACAGGTGACGCGCGTGCGCGCCGAAGCGGCGAAGCATGGCCGCACGGTGCGCTTCTCGGTGTCGTTCCGGCCAATTCTCGCGGCCACGGAAAGCGCGGCATGGGAGCGCGCTGAGCACATCCTCGATGAAACCCGGCGGCTGCGCGCGGCGCAGGGGCTTGGGGTCGGCGGCCCGGCGCAGAGCGAAGGCGCGCGGCGTCTGCTTGCGGCGTCGGGGGAGTCGGACCGCGTCGACGAGCGTTTGTGGACCGGTGTCGCGAAGGAAATCGGCGGTCGCTCGAATTCGACCGCGCTCGTCGGCACGCCGGAGCAGGTCGCGGACACGCTTGCCGAGTACTACGCGCTGGGTGTCACGACGTTCCTCGTGCGCGGTTTCGATCCGCTCGAAGACGCGATCGCTTACGGCCGTGAGCTGATTCCCGCGACCCGTGAGCGCATTGCGCGTGTTGAACGCGTGGCGGCCTGA
- a CDS encoding ABC transporter substrate-binding protein yields MSAAASGATPATNQSTADPTAQHLDLSKVRLRVATYKGGDATLLKTAGLADTPYTIDWAEFQSGNAMVEAMNGGALDIASGSEIPPIFARLQNAQVRVIAVYKDDVNNQVVLVPKGSTIRSIADLKGKRVGYLRATTTHYYLLRMLEEAGLSFNDIQATSLAPRDGFAAFNAGSLDAWAIYGYNVPLAISRSGARVLKNANGYLSGNYLYYGHPATLTEPLRRAASADLLVRLQRACTWFGQHQDAYAKVLSAELRVPEEAIVSLYRNQSQLRRIAGTTAADIASEQQVADTFARAGVIDRHVDVAPLWTDTFNAALAHGA; encoded by the coding sequence ATGTCGGCCGCCGCCTCGGGCGCGACGCCCGCGACAAATCAAAGCACCGCCGACCCCACCGCGCAGCACCTCGATCTGAGCAAAGTGCGCCTGCGTGTCGCGACCTACAAAGGCGGCGACGCCACCTTGCTGAAAACCGCCGGCCTCGCCGATACGCCCTACACGATCGACTGGGCCGAATTCCAGTCGGGCAACGCCATGGTCGAAGCGATGAACGGCGGCGCGCTCGACATCGCCTCGGGCAGCGAAATCCCACCGATCTTCGCGCGTCTGCAGAACGCCCAGGTCCGCGTGATCGCCGTCTACAAGGACGACGTGAACAACCAGGTCGTGCTGGTGCCGAAGGGCTCGACGATCCGTTCGATTGCCGATCTGAAGGGCAAGCGCGTCGGCTATCTGCGCGCGACCACCACCCACTACTACCTGCTGCGGATGCTCGAAGAAGCCGGGCTGTCGTTCAACGACATTCAGGCAACCTCGCTTGCGCCGCGCGACGGTTTCGCCGCCTTCAACGCCGGCTCGCTCGACGCCTGGGCGATCTACGGCTACAACGTGCCGCTCGCGATCTCGCGCTCGGGCGCGCGCGTGCTGAAGAACGCGAACGGCTACCTGTCCGGCAATTACCTGTATTACGGGCATCCCGCGACACTCACCGAGCCACTGCGGCGCGCCGCGTCGGCGGACTTGCTGGTACGGCTGCAACGCGCCTGCACGTGGTTCGGCCAGCATCAGGACGCGTACGCCAAAGTGCTGTCCGCCGAACTGCGGGTGCCGGAAGAAGCGATCGTGTCGCTGTATCGCAACCAGAGCCAGCTGCGCCGCATTGCCGGCACGACGGCGGCGGATATCGCCAGCGAGCAGCAGGTGGCGGACACGTTCGCGCGCGCCGGGGTGATCGACCGTCATGTCGATGTCGCACCGCTGTGGACCGACACCTTCAACGCCGCGCTCGCTCACGGTGCGTGA
- a CDS encoding class II aldolase/adducin family protein: MTDLSLSTAAGITTGGTLERHAPLRKFWFDDIPPRDSIAAERRHRQERLAVAFRLFARYGFDQGLAGHITARDPEWPDHFWVNPFGKHFSRIRVSDLLLVNADGEIVVGEGPLNQAAFAIHAAIHEARPDVIAAAHTHSLYGKAWSTLGRTLDPLTQDSCAFYQDHALFDDFRGVVLDTDEGARIAAALGERKAVILKNHGILTAGPSVEAAAWWYIGLDNACHAQLLAEAAGTPQAIPHDIATLTHEQVGRPGGALFAFESLLAGLVEAEPDVLT; encoded by the coding sequence ATGACTGACCTTTCTCTCTCTACCGCCGCCGGTATCACCACCGGCGGCACGCTCGAACGCCACGCGCCGCTGCGCAAATTCTGGTTCGACGACATTCCGCCGCGCGACAGCATCGCGGCGGAACGCCGCCATCGGCAAGAACGCCTCGCCGTCGCGTTTCGTCTGTTTGCGCGCTACGGCTTCGATCAGGGTCTCGCCGGCCATATCACCGCGCGCGACCCGGAGTGGCCCGATCACTTCTGGGTCAATCCGTTCGGCAAGCATTTCAGCCGCATCCGCGTTTCCGATCTGCTGCTGGTGAATGCCGACGGTGAGATCGTGGTCGGCGAAGGTCCGCTGAATCAGGCCGCGTTCGCGATCCACGCGGCGATTCACGAAGCGCGTCCCGACGTGATCGCGGCGGCCCACACGCATTCGCTCTATGGCAAAGCGTGGTCGACGCTCGGCCGCACGCTCGATCCGCTTACCCAGGACTCATGCGCGTTCTACCAGGATCACGCGCTGTTCGACGATTTCCGCGGCGTCGTGCTCGATACCGACGAAGGCGCGCGCATCGCGGCGGCGCTCGGCGAGCGCAAGGCGGTGATTCTGAAGAATCACGGCATCCTGACCGCGGGCCCGAGCGTGGAAGCGGCGGCGTGGTGGTATATCGGACTGGACAACGCGTGCCATGCGCAACTGCTGGCCGAAGCCGCCGGTACGCCGCAAGCCATCCCGCACGACATTGCCACGCTCACGCACGAACAGGTGGGCCGTCCTGGCGGCGCGCTGTTCGCTTTCGAGAGCCTGCTGGCCGGGCTGGTGGAAGCTGAGCCCGACGTGCTGACCTGA
- a CDS encoding LLM class flavin-dependent oxidoreductase, with protein sequence MIPFSVLDLSPVIAGATPADAFRNTLDLAQHAEKWNYRRFWLAEHHNMTGIASAATSVVIGYVAGGTKTIRVGSGGVMLPNHAPLVIAEQFGTLASLYPDRIDLGLGRAPGTDQSTARALRRDMQNSADSFPDDVVELQRYFADAVPGQRIQAVPGAGLHVPLWLLGSSLFSAQLAASLGLPFAFASHFAPDYMLTALQMYRAQFRPSATLDKPHAMVGVNLFAADSNDEAQRLFTSLQQQFINLRRGTPGQLQPPVDRLQASEMELNNVAHSLACTVIGDRDAVREGLKSVIAQTGADELMLTAQIYDHAARLRSFEIGAQIRDELAAGE encoded by the coding sequence ATGATCCCCTTCTCGGTCCTCGACCTCTCGCCGGTCATCGCAGGCGCCACGCCCGCGGATGCCTTCAGAAACACGCTCGACCTCGCGCAGCACGCGGAAAAATGGAACTACCGCCGCTTCTGGCTCGCGGAACATCACAACATGACCGGGATCGCCAGCGCGGCGACGTCGGTGGTGATCGGCTATGTCGCCGGCGGCACGAAGACGATCCGCGTCGGTTCCGGCGGCGTGATGCTGCCGAACCATGCGCCGCTCGTGATCGCCGAACAGTTCGGCACGCTGGCGTCGCTCTATCCTGACCGTATCGACCTCGGTCTCGGCCGCGCACCGGGCACCGATCAGAGCACCGCCCGCGCATTGCGCCGCGATATGCAGAACAGCGCCGATTCGTTCCCCGACGACGTGGTCGAGTTGCAGCGCTATTTTGCCGACGCGGTGCCCGGGCAGCGCATTCAGGCAGTGCCAGGCGCAGGGCTGCACGTGCCGCTGTGGCTGCTCGGCTCGTCGCTGTTCAGCGCGCAGTTGGCTGCGTCGCTCGGTTTGCCGTTCGCGTTCGCGTCGCATTTCGCGCCCGACTACATGCTCACCGCGCTGCAGATGTATCGCGCGCAATTCCGGCCGTCGGCCACGCTCGACAAACCGCATGCGATGGTCGGCGTGAATCTGTTCGCCGCCGATAGCAACGACGAAGCGCAGCGTCTGTTCACGTCGCTGCAGCAGCAGTTCATCAACTTGCGACGCGGCACGCCTGGGCAGTTGCAGCCGCCGGTCGACCGGCTCCAGGCGTCGGAGATGGAGCTGAATAACGTCGCGCACTCGCTCGCGTGTACGGTGATTGGCGATCGCGACGCGGTGCGCGAAGGGTTGAAGTCGGTAATCGCTCAGACCGGCGCGGACGAGTTGATGCTCACCGCACAGATTTACGATCACGCGGCGCGGTTGCGCTCGTTCGAGATCGGCGCGCAAATACGCGACGAGTTGGCAGCCGGCGAGTGA